In Nostoc edaphicum CCNP1411, the sequence ACTTGATGTGATAAATTATCTATGACTTACGATAACCGTGGCGAAGTACAAAAGGTTTTAATTATTACCCTACTGCTCAACCTGTTTGTACTGGCATTAAAAGCAGTTGTAGGCTACTCGACAGGTTCTTTGAGTTTGCTAGCTGATGCCTTGCATAGTGTGACAGATAGCGCCAATAACGTTTTAGGATTAATTGCGAGTAAATTTTCTTCTCCACAACCCGATCGCGAGCATCCCTACGGACACAGTAAGTTTGAAGCAGTGGGAGCTTTAGGAATTGCCTCATTTTTAGGAATAGCCTGTTTTGAAATTCTGCAAGGAGCAATCGAACGAATTCTCAAAGGTGGTGGTGAACCTGTGAGAATTTCGCCACCTGAGTTGTGGTTATTACTAATTGTGCTGGGCGTGAATATTTTTGTGGCGTTTTACGAACGTGCTGTGGGTAGGCGGGTAGGTAGCTCAATTCTCATAGCTGACGCCACACATACCATGAGCGATATTTGGGTGACAATCTCTGTAATTGGCGGATTGATAGGAGTTTGGCTAGGTTATCAATGGATGGATTTGGTGTTAGCTTTTCCTGTCGCCTTGCTGGTATTTTGGAGTGGCTGGTCAGTTTTAAAAGAGAATTTGCCTTGGCTTGTAGATCAAATGGCGATCGCACCAGAAGCAATACATGCGATCGCTACTTCTGTTCCAGGTGTAATTAACTGTCATGCGATCGCTTCTCGCGGCGTTCTTGGTCGTCAAGTATTCATCGAAATGCATTTAATAGTAGATGCACCAGATGTAGAAACCGCCCACCACATAACCGAAGAAGTAGAAAGCCGGTTAGAAGAACAGTTTCGTCCAGTGAGGATTTTAATTCACGTCGAGCCACCAACATATAAGTCTGAGCAAATTAGCTTTGAAACTGGAGCAAAATAGTCTCTAGCAATTTTCAAGTATGCGAGTTTATTTAAAAGATTAAATAACACAGAATTTAATGCAATACAGTTCAGATAAGACCAAAACACTTGTAGAGACGGCGATTTATCGCGTCTCGAAAACCCAAAATTTTTGCCAATAGCCCTTAACTGAACCGTATTGGAATTTAATGGAGATATTTCTACTTTTTCCAAAGCAAATTATCACCGCAGTCAAAAACAATTTCAAGAAAATTATCATAAATTGAATGAGTTTGTGCAGAAGGTAACTCACAAGAAATTACATGATAAATACACTATTTTATAAATATTTCAAGCTTTTTGATGACAGAATTGGTGTTTCAAGTTTCCTCAAGACTGCAATCACACCTTTTTAACTACTCCTGACGGAAATAACAAATAATAAGTCTATGCATCTTTGTATTAACTCTTATAAGAAGCAACCAAATTTGCGACGATCGCAACTAATTCTCCTGGATCAACTGGTTTAGCCACATGAGTCTGAAAGCCTGCTTCGAGAGCACGGCTACGATACTCGCTGTCACCATAGGCAGTTAAGGCGATAGCGGGGAGTTTTCCATAAATATCATTTAGCGCCCGGATCTTGCGGATTAGGGTGTATCCATCTTCACCAGGCATAGCAATATCACAAATCAAGACATCTGGTTGCAACTCAGGTAGTACATTCAATGCTACCGCTGCCGATGCAACTGCCATGATGGTTGCTCCATCAGCTTCCAATACGGTAGTAATGTAAAAGCGGCTATCGTCATCATCATCAACTACGAGGATGTTTAAGCCAGCAAGGGGGAGAGGAGGTTCCATGACATCTCTATTAACGTTGATCAAATGAAAGTTATTTCTAATGAGCTGCTTGTTTTTTCTCAGTAACCACACCATTGGTAATTTTACTGCGATCCCGTCTACTTTTCTAGACAATAATTCAATTTGTCTAGTTACCATCTAATTGATGGTTCATTGTTCGCTGGCATTTATAATTATTGACTGGATAAAATTATGTTGGTGTTTAAATTCCTTTACATTTAAAAATTAACTTTAACGAATAGTTGGATTTCAAGAATAATCTTGGTAATTACTCACTGCTTTATTACTAACAAGTTTGGATTTTGATGAAAGCTTTTTAAAATTAAAAGTAGTAAAGTTACTTAAAATTTAGCAAATACGGGATTTTGCGACATTCTTGCTCTTAGTAAACCGAAATTCAAAAAAAATAGACAATGCCGAGGCTTAAAACGAGTCATGGCGGTATTGCCATTTTGAAATACAGCAGGAGTCAGAAGTATACTAGTACACTGTGATGGAACCTTGCCTACCTTTAATCAGTTGCTCAAGTAGGGGCAATTCATGAATTGCCCCTACTTGTCTGCTTAATTGAGATAGTAGCTAGATTTACACCGTGTTGTACTAGGCTTTATACCTGGCTCTTGAGTTGAAAAGGTTTAACTGATTAACTTGCAGACTACTGTATATGAATCTAATCTACTGCAAGGGATCTGAACTATAGCCAAGAGTGATGAACTTTTAGTTAAGTCAACTCAAAACTTGATTACTCCCATTCAATAGTTCCAGGCGGCTTAGAGGTAATGTCATAAACCACCCGATTTACTCCTTTCACCTCATTCACAATCCGAGTGGAAATCACT encodes:
- a CDS encoding cation diffusion facilitator family transporter produces the protein MTYDNRGEVQKVLIITLLLNLFVLALKAVVGYSTGSLSLLADALHSVTDSANNVLGLIASKFSSPQPDREHPYGHSKFEAVGALGIASFLGIACFEILQGAIERILKGGGEPVRISPPELWLLLIVLGVNIFVAFYERAVGRRVGSSILIADATHTMSDIWVTISVIGGLIGVWLGYQWMDLVLAFPVALLVFWSGWSVLKENLPWLVDQMAIAPEAIHAIATSVPGVINCHAIASRGVLGRQVFIEMHLIVDAPDVETAHHITEEVESRLEEQFRPVRILIHVEPPTYKSEQISFETGAK
- a CDS encoding response regulator; translation: MEPPLPLAGLNILVVDDDDDSRFYITTVLEADGATIMAVASAAVALNVLPELQPDVLICDIAMPGEDGYTLIRKIRALNDIYGKLPAIALTAYGDSEYRSRALEAGFQTHVAKPVDPGELVAIVANLVASYKS